The DNA window tacccaaaaaaaaaactcagtaAAGCATCTGCCACTGCACAGAAATGATTGGCCCAAATAAGAAGGTCAAACGATCGAattggtacttttttttttctgggacaACATTTAATATCACTCCAAATTCCTACAATATAACATAAGATCAAATTCATCCATGATTACCTTCTCAGGAGAACATCCACCCAGGAGGATGTAGACAATTAACTGCTGCAATAGATAGATATTGAAGCCATAGTGCAACTGTCCAAGAATTTGCTAGCAGATGAGCACGTTAAAAGAAggttcaaaacaaaaaataaataatggaagAGAAATCTGAAGTGAAAAAACTTTTTCTCCACTTCAATCAGCTTATAGATGTCACTTTAGCAACCCAAAGCTTCACCCAACTACATTTTCTGTATTGATAAGATACGAAAGAGAATTTTAAATAACTTCCCATGGAAAGAAAACAACAACTGAGAAATGTATCTCAGCATGCCAGATAACTTGTGTGCCTCCCTGCTCTCATCCATGCCTTGCTACTGTACCTTTCTGCTCTGCACTCTTGATTTGTGAAAGGCAGGATAAGCACAATATGGCAAATATCTAGTAACAAATTTCAGATAGGAAATGAATTAGCTTCCAGGAGTCGCATCATTTCTGAGCTGCCCAACTGgtggaggaaggagaagagcaaGCCGCTGTTTGTATCGTGCAATCCATTGTAGCCGTTCTTCTCTTAATCAGCATCCATTAACAAACATCAGATTGCAGTATAAAAAGACCATGGTGTAGCTCTTTCTTGAGTAGTGAATCTTAGAATACTTATACCCCATACAGCATTCACATAAATTCTTGGGAACTGGTAGCACATAGAACTTAGGCCATATGAATTGTATTTAATTATCCGTACCACAATATCATTACTCAATATGAAATAAAGATCGAACATCAAACccaccccccaccaaaaaaaaaaggtaaaggaAAGAGACCTCTGCATTTACACTTGGCCACTTGGGACCCTAATAACATACGGAGAAAAGGTATTAAAGGACACCATCAGGGCTCAATATTACCATCCAAAAATTATTCTCTATTAAGAAACTAAAACCATCACCTGATATATAGGTGAAATAGGAGCAAGACACGAAGTAATATTCCAAAGTACTGGCTTAACAGTGTTCAACTTCATCCTTCTTAAAATTAGACTAATTTGGATGTTCTGCACAGTAAGAGCATTCCTTTGACTTTCATTCTACTTTCTTGATAAAGTGACTTCCATTCCAGTTTCTTGTCACTACTTATATCTGGTAAGGACAAGAAACTCTTGAAGTGTGTTGTCTAGAGATAGCATAGCCATATCGTGAGCAACCTGGATGTTTCCACTCTATTTAAGGTAAAGTTCAAGTCAGCATCCTATTATGTCAAATTCAAATATCACTACCTCTGTCATACTCATGTAGATTAAACTTCTGAGTCCTTACAACTGCATACCAACTTCCTTTGATAAACATTCACTTAGGCTAAGTTTGTTTCaccataaaatattttcttggaaAACTATTTCTTATTTACATATTTTGTTTTACATTTTTCTGCCATTTGTCAATTTTTTGGTTGGACATGAAAGGGAAGCACATCCGGGCATGGTTAAGTGAAGGGAAGAATCAATCATATGATGGGGGTTGAGCCTCCATAGATGCTTAGTGTATCAATAGTCAGGATACCAACACTATTTTAGAGGAAAAGCCctaaaattaaaaatggaaattgtTTTCCAACTTCTGTGTTGCACTTCAAGTAAAATATTATCCCCTTTCTTAGTCCTTATGCAATTATTAACAAATCCCACAAAAATAGTTATGCTGAAACAAGCAAAGCATTAGTAACACTGACTTTGCATAGTTTAATATTCGCTAGTGCAGAGCAGCTTGAACAGCTAAAGATTGATCATCAATGCATTTAACTAAATGACGATTTTTTCAAGTTGTCATGGGCACCTATAGGAGGCAATGTTAAATATGGATTTGTTCTTATGTTTTCCACAACATATGGGTGTGGCATTAATTAATGGATAAATTCCATGTCGATATTATAATTTGCGGCATTTCATCGATTCAATTCAACAATGAAACTTACCTTGCACGAACCCTGTTAGCATGCTTTATGTGTCTCTGCAACAATTTCTGAGGAGATACAGGTTCAACAGAATCAGCATCCTATGACCATATACAATCAAGCACAATAATCAGCCACACATTCTCCCAACATTTGCTCCTTTTTTAATCTTTCTTGGGGGCGGggtttaaataaaatataaaaaaatgcatGGGAAGTTTTTCAGCACAAATAATAGataaaatgtaataaaaatgTTCAACGTAACAGCCAGGACAACTAAATATTACTATGCAGTCCTTAATATACAAGTACCATTAGacgaaagaaaaatattttagcGAAAAACTAAAAGGCCTTTTTAACATGCAAATAGAGATGGAACTGGATTTAGCATGAACAGCACGGCCTTATCTAAGCCAAAAATTTCCCACACCTGACATAAAGTCCAGGCTAGACTGACATCAGTCCAGTCAACTGGCCCCTCCCAGCCCTCCCAGTCCACCGAAGATGTGGGGTGGATCATGTGAGCTCTCCAATCCGGGCAACGATGGCTCACTTACAATGTTCTTGGAAAGACTAGAAAAAACTTAGTTATCTCATCTTGTCAAAGAGCATGAAAGATGATGAGCTTATTGAAATTAATTTCTTCCTCAGGGGTTAGTATAATATTTGTCAAATCAGTCCTTCTGTCTAATAGTTGATATATCTCCTACTGAATCAGAGACAAAAGCAAGGATTGAGACTCCAACAATGAAAACCAAGGACGGCAAGAGTTATGGTTGAAATTAGTTGCAAcatacaaagaagaaaaagcacATGGCATGCTGAAGAAATGACCCTAAGCAGATATTGAAGGCATGGGGATGTAAAGAGGGCAGTGTTCATGGACACATGAAACATGGGGCCAGAAGGCATCGTTCTTTACCTCCCAAGGGAAAAGTGGGACTCTAAACACCAGGTTTAACAATGTATGCCCAGATCCCTATTTTGACCTAAAGCCTTCACGGTCCAGAACTGAAATTTAAAGGCATGAATGCATGATCAACTTGCCAATAGTTCAAAACCCCCTTACccattatttataaaataaattatagggAAAAAATAATTACTCAAGACTCCTATTGGTGAATCAGTCCTTCTCACCAACAATTCCAATCTCCTACAAAAATTACTTTACTTGGAAGTAGATGCATCTACCACCTAAGAAGAAAATGTACAAACCTGAGTTTCTTGAGGCAATCCATTCCTCACCCATGATCGGCAAGGTGCATATGGAGAAGCACCATCTAATAGTCTGACCTGTAAGCAGGGTATGAGGGAAGAAGTAATGATTAATATTTCATAAAATGAACTACAACACAAGTACACAACACATAATACAGTTTTTCAAAAGATAAAACAATAAATTAAAGGCTCAAACTCCTAAGAGACAAACACAATCTTTAAAGGAGAACAaatgctgcttttttttttttttttgatgaaagaaCAAATGCTGTTAGCACAATGTTGATGAAGTCCAACACAAGTACACAACACATAATACAGCTTTTTCAGAAGATTGAAACAATAATTTAAAGGTAAAATGCCAGTCCAAAAGTTTGAGTGCCAACTGACACTACCATATGGCAGATAAACCAACAGAGATCACCCTTGCTCCCACAGATTTTTCATAGGGAAAGACAAAAAACACTTTTCATAGCCTCTACAATCTCTCCCCACATGTCCATTTTCAGATCACGCCTATAATAACCATTTCTCCATGACTATAACCTCACGATAATCCATCTATGTGCTCCCAAAATTGTAATTTACTACcttcatccaatcctacttggggtGCATAAGCGCTAATTACATTGACCACCTCTTTCTCCAACACAAGCTTGATGGATATAATCCTCTCTCCCAATCTTATAACATccaccacatcattctttaCATCTTTATCCACTATTACGCCCACTCCATTTCTATTACTTTGATCTCCCTTATAACAAAGTTTAAAATCATcactttttaaaaaatatttttccttaagAATGCCAATGTTCCAAATCTGTAGTCAGTTTTAAATACAGATACAATTTacataatataaacaaaaaaaaaattttttgaaataataAAAGCAGTTATTATTCTAATAGACTTCCACATTGCAACGTGCATTCAATCAATGAGAAGAAGTAAGAAAAAACTGACTTACCTTCCGATCATGAATCATGACAATTGTATCATCTCTTCCTCTGTCcccacaaaaacaaaatcattaCCATCTGCACACAATGCATTcaaatatatcaaaaaaaaaaaaatatctatatCTTAACTTTTTGAAACAGTTAAAATCAGGAGAAGAATATGGGAATGGagaaacctaaaaaaaagaCAGGAAAAATCATTGaatacaatttaaaaaaacagagagagagagagagagagagagagagagagagacatctCCAGTAGTTGAGTTCAGTAGAATCAGAAATGATGAAATGAGAAGACCATAAAGAAGATCAGAGACAAATATTTCCAAATAGACGTGCATAATACAAAACCAAAGTTTCTTTGGAAAGAATATAAAGTCATTTAATCTAACAATGAAACCCTGAAAACAAAACTTATTGATCACAATACAAAATGGCAGCGATAATCAAATTCTTACATATAGATAAAAAATACATCAACACATTTACAAGATAAACTGATAGCATGTTTAATGTGAAGAAGAGCAGAGGAAGTGATACGGAGATGATACTTTGTTAGGCAAAGCATACTTGTGACTCCATTCGTTTCCAGGGAAGTAAAAAAACAAATGGAAGTAAGATTTTCAGCCTTTTTTTAACACATATTTTACAtgaaatttttccttttatgttgtttttatttGGATATAAACAGAGTGTGTACAAAAAGGAAAACAGGAATATAATTTTAGAACCAGATCAAACCAGATGATCGGATCAAATGGggggaaaaaaggaaatttaCAAGTCAGATCCACTACATAGCCTTCCTGCACAGAAAAAGGGATCAACCCAAATGACCCAGACAGACTTTTACTCATTCAGCTGACTTGGAAGAGGCAATGCAACCTGGATGGTTTTGAACAAGGGCAAACCAGTTTCTAgaggaataaaaagaaaatttccaaaatcataaacatcAAGACCAAGATGATTAGTAACCCGATGAAACCAAATCTGGTATTTCTCATTAATCAATATTAAATTTCTGTCTCCATTCAATCAGATAATTAGAAGAATAGTGgacaagattttattttagaaattcCTCAGTTAATCAGGTGAGAAtttgtatgatttattacaTATAATTTGATTCCATAAGCTTCCTTCATCTCTTTTTGTAAGCATGTTTCCTCTAAGTTACGCTTTCTTGGAGGCTTCtgagctctctttttttttttttcctctctctaaaTCAGGTTGACTCATATGACCTGGCCATCAATCATGAAATTGGCCCCCTTTCCGGGTGGATGCCCGCCCAGGTGGATACAATAAGATAGAATACAACAAAATTCAACATAATGTCAGTATCCAATTCATCCAATCCTATAGGTACATAGGTAGGTATATTCAAAATCTTGCAGGGCTCTTTTATTGATGGTGTACCCAATTGAAATTGTATTACAGGGAATTTGATGAGAACATGTGAAAACAGGTATATAAGACCATAGGTCGAACCAGACAAAAAAAGTTTCCAATCCAAGATCTCAAATGTTTTATAACACAATCTGATCATTCCATGGAACTAGCTGAAAGTGCTTTATTCCCCACAGTAATGGCTGAACAATATAAGGAATCATATTCTTCTCTCTATACAAGGCTTTTTTATTCAACAAGGATCCAACTTCAAATGTTCAAACATATTGACTCATCCAAAAGAACCCAAACAAAATCAGTAGAAAACCTGAACCCTGGATCCTCAACAAATTAATGCTACTCGAGTGGGAAGTTCTCTAAATAAAGATAATTGTGGAAGAAACAGCGGACGCATTTCATAAGTATTTCAAGTTTCCAACATATCCACAGAATTACTAACCGATATCCATCTTGTTCCCAAAGGATACAGCTTTTTTCTCTCTGCAGCATATTTTGGAATATACAAAGAAATGGACACAATATTATTACCTTATCCAAAGTAAGAATCAAGCCAtccaaaagtccaaaagatcTTTACAACTTCAAGAAACTATACTAACGAGATAGGAGGTTATCTAACATCAAACCAACATAAAAATTTTCGAAAGCATTATAAATCGACCTAAATTTAGGAGAATGAACCAAGTCAAAACAGATAAGAGAAGGGGCGCAAATATGAAAATGAACCTTTGGGTGAACGGTGGCAGGAACGCTCTAGATTGTGCCAGGAGCCGTAGCACCCATCTGTCTTGGACCAAGTTGCGAGAAGGCCTCATCACATGAACTGCATGAGCCTGCGGGTCAGGAGGGACCCCAAAAGGGCGAACCTGAACCTGGCTGGAAAACGCCATTAAAGAACGAGGAGAAAATCCACTGGCACCGCGATTCGCAATGGTGACCAATTGATCGGGGGATTGGGGACGAAAGGATTTGGGGATGAAACCGCGACCAGAGGAGCAACTGGATATAGAATGCACTGGGGCTGGAAAGGATGAGTGGATGATGAGTCTTGGGTTATTTCAGGCGCCATTTGAAGGGTAGGAGGGTTAGAGGATTTACCGCCAACGCCGGTATGAGCTTTAGCCGTTACTGAAGCAGGGGACGTAGTAGTACTATTAGCCGTAGGAGGAGAGGTTACCGGTTTGTCCGGAAACTCTTGTTGAGGGTGAGGGTGGATTTACATGGGAAGGGTTTTTGTGGGTTTCCGGAAGAGGACGAAGACAGCATCGGCAAAGTAGCCATTGGCGGGGTTTGGAAGAGAgctttctttgtcttttttgAATTATGACAAAATTCGAGTCTTCCCCTGTCTTGGGCCTCTTCGGCCTCTTCGATTTAGGAAATTAGGTTCCAACTTCGGACGCCAACCGTTATATGGTTTCAGTTTTCCACCATAGTACTTGAATTTCATTGAAATTACCAAACGGCCATTACTGTCATGCAATGTCACATTGTCATCGGAAATAGAAATTGATCTCTATACGGACCAGCCTACATCAATTCCCAATGTgtctacctctctctcttttgcaaGTAAGAGATAAAGATGGAGGAGAAAGATAAACACATGGGAGTTGTAGCGTGAGTTccacttagatttttttttcttttcttttcttttatgaaaaaaagagagaatgaggaTACAATGTTTTATGTTTGGGAGTATTGCCATTATGCCAATGCCTTGACCAATGAGAATGCACATTTAGGTATTGATCACAAAGGGCAAGGTGTTTGTTTTGCACCTAAAATGTCTGGGTGGACAAAAAAATCAGCCCTTTCAAAAAAAACATTCAAACGTTTGGTGAGTTATAAATGATTTGAACAAAAACTTCGAGTCAATGAGAGCTTAAATTGACTTGAACATGGTTTGGTTACTTCTTAAACCTTGGTGAGTTTTCATTATTCATGACTAaggtttgaatttttttatttaactcgGGGACCTTTCATTGGTCCACATACTAGTGTGTACCTACATCAGCAGATAACGTTatcttactctttttttttttcaaatttaaaattttctaggATGCTTCATTGATGGAAAGACAACACCAGAATTaatcaaaacaaagaaagacAACACCAGAGATTCCACACCTAGAGGTCAGGGACGGCAAACAAGTTTTGTGGTTTTGAAAAGGTTGGACAGGAGTAGCATGTCGAACGATCTTGGTCCAAGTTTAAAAGGCTCTCTTGTTTTAAAAAACACGTTAAACGGTTCCCttacattttgatatttaaatctagcaagatttaaaaaataaaaaactggaGTTCTGGGGAGGGAAGAAGACGTGGATTTCCAGCAAAAGCTTTTTTCTGACACTGGCGGAGAAGATGAATTAGTAGAGTGATAGCTTTACTGTGATTCGGTCATTAGATATGGGCAAGCCTCAAAATCCAAGGAAGAAACTAGTCCCCACCAAAAAGGACAACCCCTATGGCTCCTACACGGCTCCACCATCGAATGCCACCGTTACTTCTCTCTAGCGTTTATGTGGAAAAGACTCCCATATGCCGGCCAATAGCTAATCAAAATGATGATCGATTTGACGTGATTTGTTTCTTTCGAAGAAAGACGAAATTTTATTAGCTAGGGATGGAGGGGTACCGTACTCTGATCATGGTTTCTGGAAAATACCGTCCGCCGTGTGCTGCGGCTTTGTGTTCACCGGCTAGTTACGGCTTTTCTTCCAACAGTCTCCTGCAAACTAGCTACCCATTGTGAGTTTCTCTATCCAGAAcatggatgatgatgattatggtTCAGAAGCTCATAGCTTACATTGAGTACTGGCACAATATCACGAGGAAGAGGATACAATGCTTTTAAGtctagaagaagaaacagaaagaCTCTGCGTCCAATTGCTGATTTCCCCTAATTCTTCTTCACACGATCGAGAGGCGCCACGGCAACCTTACCGGTGAGTCGGTGACCACCACTCACCGCCACAGATATCAATTGTGATGCATCTGTACACGTTGAGGAAAACGAGAAGTGTCTCGATCGTTagaagttgattttttttttttttataaaatcgTTAGCAGTTAATTAAATTTGTTGGTTCATGGCTGTTACagcagagagacagagacagtTC is part of the Macadamia integrifolia cultivar HAES 741 chromosome 9, SCU_Mint_v3, whole genome shotgun sequence genome and encodes:
- the LOC122089446 gene encoding uncharacterized protein LOC122089446 isoform X3, which encodes MAFSSQVQVRPFGVPPDPQAHAVHVMRPSRNLVQDRWVLRLLAQSRAFLPPFTQRGRDDTIVMIHDRKVRLLDGASPYAPCRSWVRNGLPQETQKLLQRHIKHANRVRAREERLQWIARYKQRLALLLPPPVGQLRNDATPGS
- the LOC122089446 gene encoding uncharacterized protein LOC122089446 isoform X1 → MAFSSQVQVRPFGVPPDPQAHAVHVMRPSRNLVQDRWVLRLLAQSRAFLPPFTQRGRDDTIVMIHDRKVRLLDGASPYAPCRSWVRNGLPQETQDADSVEPVSPQKLLQRHIKHANRVRAREERLQWIARYKQRLALLLPPPVGQLRNDATPGS
- the LOC122089446 gene encoding uncharacterized protein LOC122089446 isoform X4, coding for MAFSSQVQVRPFGVPPDPQAHAVHVMRPSRNLVQDRWVLRLLAQSRAFLPPFTQRGRDDTIVMIHDRKVRLLDGASPYAPCRSWVRNGLPQETQKLLQRHIKHANRVRARTATMDCTIQTAACSSPSSTSWAAQK
- the LOC122089446 gene encoding uncharacterized protein LOC122089446 isoform X2, which encodes MAFSSQVQVRPFGVPPDPQAHAVHVMRPSRNLVQDRWVLRLLAQSRAFLPPFTQRGRDDTIVMIHDRKVRLLDGASPYAPCRSWVRNGLPQETQDADSVEPVSPQKLLQRHIKHANRVRARTATMDCTIQTAACSSPSSTSWAAQK